From a single Natranaerobius trueperi genomic region:
- a CDS encoding transposase, whose amino-acid sequence MGKNYSDDFKKTVVDLYHSGTSVKDLSSEYGVTEVTIYKWI is encoded by the coding sequence ATGGGTAAAAACTATAGTGACGATTTCAAAAAAACAGTTGTAGATTTGTATCACTCAGGTACTTCTGTAAAGGACCTGTCGAGCGAATATGGCGTAACGGAAGTTACTATTTATAAATGGATCAA